A single genomic interval of Rosistilla ulvae harbors:
- a CDS encoding beta-ketoacyl-[acyl-carrier-protein] synthase family protein, with the protein MDLRKDVVITGIGVVSPIGTGVDRFWSSLIQGRSGVRDLTHVTPEMLPYTYGGQLDDFDPKAYVRPRKTLKVMSRELQTAFSACVMATQQSGFDACDTPKERIGTVFGSEMLYGEPEEIQPTVARSSPEGRFQPELWGQSAMREIFPLWMLKYLPNMAACHYGIAIGALGPNNTIVMGDTSGLSAVAESISVIQRGAADVVVTCSTGTRISLTRLLYQGAVPYGSLRDPVGSSSRPFAVDRDGLIGGEGAAAVILESREHAERRGAKPIVSVAGTSCNFGAPAPGRRGSSEALSLAIGNAIQRAGATPDEIGIAVSHAMGDPMLDQIDAQVHATLVPGAIVTAPKGATGHTGAGCGVMEMCIAALSLQNGIVPPTVNAHLKDPSFGIDLADSPRKTDASLAVQSNHSATGNAIAVVLRKE; encoded by the coding sequence CGCGATCTAACGCATGTCACCCCCGAAATGCTCCCCTATACCTATGGCGGGCAATTGGATGATTTCGATCCGAAGGCCTATGTTCGCCCTCGCAAGACGCTCAAGGTGATGAGCCGCGAGTTGCAAACCGCCTTTTCCGCTTGCGTGATGGCAACGCAGCAGAGCGGATTCGACGCTTGCGATACTCCGAAGGAACGGATCGGTACGGTCTTTGGTTCGGAGATGCTTTACGGCGAACCGGAAGAGATTCAACCGACGGTTGCCCGCAGTAGTCCCGAGGGCCGGTTTCAGCCGGAACTGTGGGGCCAGTCGGCGATGAGGGAGATCTTTCCGCTGTGGATGCTCAAGTACCTGCCCAACATGGCGGCTTGCCATTACGGAATCGCGATCGGTGCGCTCGGGCCCAATAATACCATCGTCATGGGGGATACGTCGGGATTGTCGGCGGTTGCCGAATCGATCAGCGTGATCCAACGTGGGGCTGCCGATGTCGTCGTCACCTGTTCGACGGGAACTCGGATCAGCCTGACCCGTTTGCTTTATCAAGGGGCCGTTCCGTACGGTTCCCTGCGCGATCCGGTGGGATCCAGTAGCCGGCCGTTTGCTGTCGATCGCGATGGCTTGATCGGTGGCGAAGGGGCGGCGGCGGTGATCTTGGAGTCGCGCGAGCATGCCGAGCGGCGAGGGGCCAAACCGATCGTCAGCGTGGCTGGGACATCCTGTAATTTTGGCGCTCCGGCCCCAGGGCGTCGCGGATCCTCCGAAGCCCTCTCCCTGGCGATCGGCAATGCGATTCAGCGTGCCGGTGCAACGCCCGATGAGATCGGGATCGCGGTCAGTCATGCGATGGGGGATCCAATGCTCGACCAGATCGACGCGCAGGTCCATGCAACGCTTGTCCCGGGAGCGATCGTGACTGCCCCCAAAGGGGCAACCGGTCACACGGGGGCGGGGTGTGGTGTGATGGAGATGTGTATCGCGGCGCTGTCGCTACAGAATGGCATCGTTCCGCCAACGGTCAACGCGCACTTGAAAGACCCCAGCTTTGGGATCGATTTGGCCGACTCGCCGCGCAAAACGGATGCTTCTCTGGCGGTGCAATCCAATCACAGCGCAACGGGTAATGCGATCGCCGTGGTGTTGCGGAAGGAATAA